A stretch of Episyrphus balteatus chromosome 2, idEpiBalt1.1, whole genome shotgun sequence DNA encodes these proteins:
- the LOC129908550 gene encoding putative uncharacterized protein DDB_G0271606 isoform X1 encodes MMKRIVQTTTATNNRKVYGGATSQQQTVNSTDMNPMNSAVRKIHNLLSSGAVTVTGPNQPRILKQKVGATIVSSTTNSTTNNVQQQQQQQNSTNNILGRCYICDDSTNGTQNQMLTDMVTSHTSTKFPNKIGQLVGDAFMVIVSVEDVVCPRCNNLINYLDRLENDVERVRNNIMNLLHKKYGLNDDSSSSASVAAASSASPAQTLSSGGGGGGSGVGVSGVVNQQQISASASPPIKMQKLNSGNVVNRVVNLNDDGADARSRKVSAVQQIKITPPQIQQQQQQQHQQQQQQQVTQIITQQQHQQQQQQQQQQQQQMQQAQPHVITTQKLLQETIDEALSESSEAGVDSKAIRFFTCHICSLTFIQENYYNQHMETHKSQTQKKTTSSASLTSTVSSAGVSTTSSTSSASVSQSLIRGEGKDTSESSGMVMSSNANNTASILEADIESIFEKMHSDKSDNDVGGNGQASGGGGDGAGGDNLVITSQENAVGGITFNITIPQPDSAEAGNDGNAKQQQQQQRSGDNSSAPVAVSIDMPVLDHPDEGVDKSADSSEKPSSTDESSKKPNSPAGASGSAAQPVSMPSLDDDNEAHDSNSQHSTATMDQQQAQQESQAAANAESEEQQQQQEAQQQQQEQAEQSQNEENQQNMANADQVQMDLDEMQAGVEGGQIKFILNENGQLLQLDNHIITDADGNQILVQDSEQIQQLLQSVGVLQTSDGLDGETLQMIGDNNQMVIVQQGDNEPQLIDASLLNADGHIVIQQGQDGELGEGAHVIGEGGVRIPVSVSYTADGQPIVQVTQQTEGVEGKEMEGTVITTTAGGETAVTQSLSQAPGSYFALEDLMQQPEQSKSSD; translated from the exons GTGTACGGCGGTGCAACATCACAACAACAAACAGTCAACTCAACAGACATGAATCCAATGAACAGTGCAGTTcgaaaaatacacaatttatTATCAAGTGGCGCTGTGACCGTGACCGGACCAAATCAGCCgcgaattttaaaacaaaaagtcgGTGCAACCATTGTTTCCTCGACAACAAATTCAACAACAAACAATGtccaacagcaacaacaacaacaaaatagcaCCAATAACATATTGGGTAGATGTTACATTTGTGACGATTCAACAAATGGAACTCAAAATCAAATGCTTACCGACATGGTCACCTCACATACAAGCACCAAGTTTCCCAATAAAATTGGTCAACTGGTTGGCGATGCGTTTATGGTGATTGTTAGTGTGGAAGATGTGGTTTGTCCAAGGTGTAACAATCTTATAAACTACTTGGATCGACTGGAGAACGATGTGGAACGAGTTCGTAATAATATTATGAATTTGCTTCACAAGAAGTATGGGCTGAATGATGATTCGTCGTCGTCAGCATCTGTGGCCGCCGCATCATCTGCATCACCAGCACAAACGTTATCTAGTGGAGGAGGTGGTGGTGGAAGTGGTGTTGGTGTGAGTGGTGTGGTGAATCAGCAGCAAATATCAGCATCAGCTTCACCGCCCATTAAAATGCAAAAGCTCAATAGTGGCAATGTAGTTAACCGTGTTGTTAACTTGAATGACGATGGAGCAGATGCCCGGTCGAGAAAGG TGAGTGCTGTTCAGCAAATCAAAATAACACCACCGCAAattcagcaacagcagcagcaacaacaccaacagcaaca acagCAGCAAGTTACCCAAATTATCacccaacaacaacatcagcagcaacaacaacaacagcagcagcaacaacaacaaatgcaaCAAGCCCAGCCCCATGTTATAACTACGCAAAAGCTATTGCAAGAAACAATTGACGAGGCTCTCAGTGAGTCATCTGAGGCTGGAGTTGATTCTAAAGCAATTCGATTCTTTACTTGTCATATCTGTTCGCTGACCTTCATCCAAGAGAACTACTACAACCAACACATGGAAACACACAAATCGCAAACACAAAAGAAGACCACCTCTTCAGCGTCTCTAACATCAACTGTTTCAAGTGCGGGTGTAAGCACAACATCGTCCACATCATCGGCGAGTGTAAGCCAGAGTTTGATTCGTGGCGAAGGCAAGGATACAAGTGAATCCAGCGGCATGGTAATGAGCTCCAATGCCAACAACACAGCATCAATACTGGAAGCAGACATTgagagcatttttgaaaaaatgcattCCGATAAGTCTGACAATGATGTTGGAGGCAATGGACAAGCTTCTGGTGGTGGAGGAGATGGAGCAGGAGGTGATAATCTGGTGATCACAAGTCAGGAGAATGCTGTCGGTGGAATTACCTTTAACATAACTATCCCACAACCAGATTCTGCTGAAGCAGGCAATGAT GGTAAtgccaaacaacaacaacagcaacaaagaAGTGGAGACAATTCTTCAGCACCTGTCGCCGTTAGCATTGACATGCCTGTATTAGATCATCCCGATGAAGGCGTCGATAAATCAGCCGATTCAAGTGAAAAACCATCGTCTACCGATGAAAGTTCGAAAAAACCCAACAGCCCTGCAGGTGCATCAGGATCCGCCGCCCAACCAGTTAGCATGCCCAGCTTAGACGACGACAATGAGGCTCATGACAGTAACAGTCAGCATTCGACTGCAACAATGGACCAACAGCAAGCGCAGCAAGAATCTCAAGCTGCAGCAAACGCCGAGTCCGAagagcaacaacaacagcaggaAGCCCAGCAACAGCAACAAGAACAGGCCGAACAGAGTCAAAATGAAGAAAACCAACAAAATATGGCTAACGCCGATCAAGTTCAAATGGACTTGGATGAAATGCAGGCCGGTGTCGAAGGTGGTCAAATCAAATTCATCCTCAATGAAAACGGTCAACTACTACAGTTGGACAACCACATTATTACCGATGCCGATGGCAACCAGATTCTTGTGCAAGACAGCGAACAGATTCAACAACTTCTGCAGAGTGTTGGTGTATTACAGACTAGCGATGGCTTAGATGGAGAGACACTCCAAATGATTGGAGACAACAATCAAATGGTGATTGTACAACAAGGCGACAATGAGCCACAACTTATTGATGCATCTCTACTTAATGCCGATGGGCATATTGTTATCCAGCAGGGTCAGGACGGCGAATTGGGGGAGGGAGCTCATGTTATTGGTGAAGGTGGTGTTCGAATTCCCGTGTCCGTTTCATATACTGCTGATGGACAGCCGATTGTGCAAGTCACACAGCAGACAGAGGGAGTCGAAGGAAAGGAAATGGAAGGTACCGTCATTACAACGACAGCTGGTGGTGAAACAGCCGTCACTCAGAGCCTCTCCCAAGCCCCCGGAAGTTATTTTGCGTTAGAAGACTTGATGCAACAGCCTGAACAATCAAAGTCATCTGATTAA
- the LOC129908550 gene encoding putative uncharacterized protein DDB_G0271606 isoform X2: protein MNPMNSAVRKIHNLLSSGAVTVTGPNQPRILKQKVGATIVSSTTNSTTNNVQQQQQQQNSTNNILGRCYICDDSTNGTQNQMLTDMVTSHTSTKFPNKIGQLVGDAFMVIVSVEDVVCPRCNNLINYLDRLENDVERVRNNIMNLLHKKYGLNDDSSSSASVAAASSASPAQTLSSGGGGGGSGVGVSGVVNQQQISASASPPIKMQKLNSGNVVNRVVNLNDDGADARSRKVSAVQQIKITPPQIQQQQQQQHQQQQQQQVTQIITQQQHQQQQQQQQQQQQQMQQAQPHVITTQKLLQETIDEALSESSEAGVDSKAIRFFTCHICSLTFIQENYYNQHMETHKSQTQKKTTSSASLTSTVSSAGVSTTSSTSSASVSQSLIRGEGKDTSESSGMVMSSNANNTASILEADIESIFEKMHSDKSDNDVGGNGQASGGGGDGAGGDNLVITSQENAVGGITFNITIPQPDSAEAGNDGNAKQQQQQQRSGDNSSAPVAVSIDMPVLDHPDEGVDKSADSSEKPSSTDESSKKPNSPAGASGSAAQPVSMPSLDDDNEAHDSNSQHSTATMDQQQAQQESQAAANAESEEQQQQQEAQQQQQEQAEQSQNEENQQNMANADQVQMDLDEMQAGVEGGQIKFILNENGQLLQLDNHIITDADGNQILVQDSEQIQQLLQSVGVLQTSDGLDGETLQMIGDNNQMVIVQQGDNEPQLIDASLLNADGHIVIQQGQDGELGEGAHVIGEGGVRIPVSVSYTADGQPIVQVTQQTEGVEGKEMEGTVITTTAGGETAVTQSLSQAPGSYFALEDLMQQPEQSKSSD, encoded by the exons ATGAATCCAATGAACAGTGCAGTTcgaaaaatacacaatttatTATCAAGTGGCGCTGTGACCGTGACCGGACCAAATCAGCCgcgaattttaaaacaaaaagtcgGTGCAACCATTGTTTCCTCGACAACAAATTCAACAACAAACAATGtccaacagcaacaacaacaacaaaatagcaCCAATAACATATTGGGTAGATGTTACATTTGTGACGATTCAACAAATGGAACTCAAAATCAAATGCTTACCGACATGGTCACCTCACATACAAGCACCAAGTTTCCCAATAAAATTGGTCAACTGGTTGGCGATGCGTTTATGGTGATTGTTAGTGTGGAAGATGTGGTTTGTCCAAGGTGTAACAATCTTATAAACTACTTGGATCGACTGGAGAACGATGTGGAACGAGTTCGTAATAATATTATGAATTTGCTTCACAAGAAGTATGGGCTGAATGATGATTCGTCGTCGTCAGCATCTGTGGCCGCCGCATCATCTGCATCACCAGCACAAACGTTATCTAGTGGAGGAGGTGGTGGTGGAAGTGGTGTTGGTGTGAGTGGTGTGGTGAATCAGCAGCAAATATCAGCATCAGCTTCACCGCCCATTAAAATGCAAAAGCTCAATAGTGGCAATGTAGTTAACCGTGTTGTTAACTTGAATGACGATGGAGCAGATGCCCGGTCGAGAAAGG TGAGTGCTGTTCAGCAAATCAAAATAACACCACCGCAAattcagcaacagcagcagcaacaacaccaacagcaaca acagCAGCAAGTTACCCAAATTATCacccaacaacaacatcagcagcaacaacaacaacagcagcagcaacaacaacaaatgcaaCAAGCCCAGCCCCATGTTATAACTACGCAAAAGCTATTGCAAGAAACAATTGACGAGGCTCTCAGTGAGTCATCTGAGGCTGGAGTTGATTCTAAAGCAATTCGATTCTTTACTTGTCATATCTGTTCGCTGACCTTCATCCAAGAGAACTACTACAACCAACACATGGAAACACACAAATCGCAAACACAAAAGAAGACCACCTCTTCAGCGTCTCTAACATCAACTGTTTCAAGTGCGGGTGTAAGCACAACATCGTCCACATCATCGGCGAGTGTAAGCCAGAGTTTGATTCGTGGCGAAGGCAAGGATACAAGTGAATCCAGCGGCATGGTAATGAGCTCCAATGCCAACAACACAGCATCAATACTGGAAGCAGACATTgagagcatttttgaaaaaatgcattCCGATAAGTCTGACAATGATGTTGGAGGCAATGGACAAGCTTCTGGTGGTGGAGGAGATGGAGCAGGAGGTGATAATCTGGTGATCACAAGTCAGGAGAATGCTGTCGGTGGAATTACCTTTAACATAACTATCCCACAACCAGATTCTGCTGAAGCAGGCAATGAT GGTAAtgccaaacaacaacaacagcaacaaagaAGTGGAGACAATTCTTCAGCACCTGTCGCCGTTAGCATTGACATGCCTGTATTAGATCATCCCGATGAAGGCGTCGATAAATCAGCCGATTCAAGTGAAAAACCATCGTCTACCGATGAAAGTTCGAAAAAACCCAACAGCCCTGCAGGTGCATCAGGATCCGCCGCCCAACCAGTTAGCATGCCCAGCTTAGACGACGACAATGAGGCTCATGACAGTAACAGTCAGCATTCGACTGCAACAATGGACCAACAGCAAGCGCAGCAAGAATCTCAAGCTGCAGCAAACGCCGAGTCCGAagagcaacaacaacagcaggaAGCCCAGCAACAGCAACAAGAACAGGCCGAACAGAGTCAAAATGAAGAAAACCAACAAAATATGGCTAACGCCGATCAAGTTCAAATGGACTTGGATGAAATGCAGGCCGGTGTCGAAGGTGGTCAAATCAAATTCATCCTCAATGAAAACGGTCAACTACTACAGTTGGACAACCACATTATTACCGATGCCGATGGCAACCAGATTCTTGTGCAAGACAGCGAACAGATTCAACAACTTCTGCAGAGTGTTGGTGTATTACAGACTAGCGATGGCTTAGATGGAGAGACACTCCAAATGATTGGAGACAACAATCAAATGGTGATTGTACAACAAGGCGACAATGAGCCACAACTTATTGATGCATCTCTACTTAATGCCGATGGGCATATTGTTATCCAGCAGGGTCAGGACGGCGAATTGGGGGAGGGAGCTCATGTTATTGGTGAAGGTGGTGTTCGAATTCCCGTGTCCGTTTCATATACTGCTGATGGACAGCCGATTGTGCAAGTCACACAGCAGACAGAGGGAGTCGAAGGAAAGGAAATGGAAGGTACCGTCATTACAACGACAGCTGGTGGTGAAACAGCCGTCACTCAGAGCCTCTCCCAAGCCCCCGGAAGTTATTTTGCGTTAGAAGACTTGATGCAACAGCCTGAACAATCAAAGTCATCTGATTAA